The following nucleotide sequence is from Gymnodinialimonas sp. 202GB13-11.
TGTTTCGCTTGAATAGAAGCGCCAGCCCGAGACCGGCCCAGAATTCGATGAAAACGGCCGTGATCGTGTAAATGAAAGTGATGCGCAATGCGTTGAAGAACTGCGGATCCTGCATCAAGTCCTGATACTGTTCAAGCCCGAGGAAAAACGTGTCGAGTTGCGGGCGAGACAGGATGATGTTCGTGCTGGCCAAATAGATCGAGTAGCCGAACGGAAAAATGCCGACCACAAGCAGGATGATCAGCGTGGGCGCCATCAGAAGCCAAGGGAAATAGGCACGGTTTTGGATGCTGACTTTGGGAGCAGGAGGAGTAGCCGCATCCCGCGGAGGAGAAGTATTAGATCGACCATCAAGGGAAGTGTCTGTCATCGTCTGCTCCTCTCTCAATTAAACTTCGGAATAGCGCGCCGCCCGAACGCAGGGCTGGGCGGCGGCGTGGTTGCGTAACGGGGTCAGCCCCAGTCAGACGGAGACCGATCATAGTAGCTCAGATCCCGCCACAGTTGTGGCGGATTGTTCGCGCCATCGCGGTAGTATCCCCCCCGGCGGAATGCCGCGCTCATGTCGCGCTCCATGCCGAGCAAGGCTTCTTCTGCCGAGATCTCGTTGCCCCAGGCACGGTTGCCGTAAAGCCCCATCACCTCAGAGATTTCAGCCCACTCGGGCACCCGGATCCGCTCATCGGGGTTGGCACGATTGACCATGTAGTCGTACAGATCAAAGCCCCAGGGCTGCGCTTCCTGAACCTCGGGGTTCTGGAAAGTGGAGTGGCGTACCGCAGGCGCTCCACCGACCGCTGCGCGCGTCAGGCGATCGGCGTGGGTGATCCATTGGATGAAGAACCACGCGGCCTCTTTTTGTTGAGAGTCGACAGAGATCGAGAGCCCCCAGGACCCAAAGAAGGGATCTGTGCGACCCGACGGCCCGATCGGTGTGTGAAGGGCTACATTTTTGCCAGCCACCGGCAGCGCAGGGTCCTCATAGTGCGATCCGATGAAGCCAGAATAGGTGATCGAGCCGCCGGCATTGCCTTGCTGATAAACGGCCAGCTGTTCGCCGTAGCCATAGTTTAGGTCGTCAGCAGGCGTGAAGTCACGCAGGCCGAGGTAGTACTGTAAGGCGGCAAGATTATTGTCGTTGGCGATGGTCACTTCCCAATCGGCGTTGACGAATTCATTGCCAACGTTCGAAGCGTCTTGCCAAGCATAGAGGTAGGGCGTGAACATCCAGCCCCAGAACCATCTCTGTGGCCCCGTAACATAGCCGGCAAGGCCGTCATTGTTCTCCATCAAAGTGCCGCAGATCTCGCGCATGGCTTCGGCAGTGAAGCTACCATCGAAGCGACCGGGGACAGTCAGCCCCGCGGACTCGATCAAGTCGGAGCGGAACATGTTACCGACGGTGCCACAATCGTAAGGCACATTGTACATGGTGTCGTCATAGACCCCGGTGCCGGAATAGACGCGCGAGATGAAGTCGTTCACGTCATAATCTTCGGCAGTCAAATCGGGGTTCGACAGATATTGCGAGACGGGCTCCAGGTAGCCTGCCGCTGCATATTCCGCGAGCCACATGATATCGACGGTGAACAGGTCATAGCGACCCGTGCGTGACGACATGTCCAGAAGCGTCCGCTCACGTGTGTTTTCGAACGGTGCGAATTCGATGTTCACCGAGATTCCGGTGAGCTCTTCGAATTCCGCGATCTGGTTCCACAGCGGGTCGTGATGCGCGAACTGCACCGCTAGCATGTTCAGCGTAGTCCCCTCAAACTGCCGCATACGATCGGATTGTGCGCGCACGATGGCGGGCGCAAAGATTGCGGTGCTTCCTAGCAGGGCCGAGAATTGCCGTCTGTTGAATTTGGTTTTCATGGTTTGCTCCTCCGTTGGTCGACATTTTGAATGGGTCGGGTCTGGCGCCTTTAGGCAGCCAGGTCGGTGTTGGTTGAAGCGGTGGCGAGGGTGCGACCGGTCTGTCCGTCGAAAAGGAACAAACCATTGGGATCGACGCGGAAATGGATTGGCCCTCCAATGTTTCCGCGCAGATTTTGGTGGGCCGCGCCGCGCGACCAGATGCGCACGATCTGACCATCGATTTCGGCATCATAGACGGTCTCAGAACCAAGGGTTTCAACGGCATAGACCTTGCCGGTTTCCACGTTCGGTTGGCCTGCCTCCTCTGGACTGGCCAGTGCAATCCGATGAGGGCGAATGCCCAAGATTAGAGCGTTGCCAACATGCGCAGCCAAATCATGTCGATTGATCCATGTCTCCGGGACAATTACTTCAAATTGCTCACCGCGAACGATCCAATTTCCACCGTCTTGCATCAAGCGACACGGAAGCGTGTTCATCGACGGTTCGCCCACAAAGGTAGCTACGAACAGGTTCATAGGCCGGTCAAAGATGTCTCGAGGGGTGCCGATCTGTTGCACGACTCCCTTGTCCAAAACAACAATTTTGTCACCCATAGTCATCGCTTCGAGTTGATCGTGTGAAACATACAAGATGGTCGCGGCTAACTCTTTTTGGAGGCGCTTGAATTCGACGCGCATGTGCGCCCGAAGTTTTGCATCCAACGCCGAAATCGGTTCATCCATGAGGTAAGCATTTGCGTCACGTACAAGGGCGCGACCGATGGCTACCCGTTGCTGCTGCCCGCCTGATAATTCGCGGGGGCGGCGGTCTAGAAGAGGTGTGATGTCCAGAATTTCAGCCGTCGTCCCAATCTTTTCGCGCATCGCGCTGTCTGAAAGGCCACGAAGGCGAAGTGGGTAGGCCATGTTCTCGAAAACGCTCAGGTGCGGATACATGGAGTGTTTGTCGTAGACCATGGCAACGTCTCGGTCCCGCGGCGCGAGTCCTGCCGCTGGACTTCCGCCAATCAAGATTTGCCCAGACGTCGGCTGATCCAACCCAGCAATTAAGCGCAAGGTAGTGGTTTTTCCGGCGCCAGACGGGCCCAGAAGGAACACAAATTCCCGGTTTTCGACATCAAATGTCACGTTGTCGAGCGCCGTCAAATCCGGCGCGAAGACCTTGGACAGCCCTTCGATACAAATCTGAGACATGGTTGCGATTCCCTCTGCAAGCATTTCCGCCCGATGCATCACATAAAGAAAAGAATTTTGTTGCAAGTCAATCATTATCGAAATAAATTTCCTACGAGGTCAATGTCTGGCCAGCGTGGAAGGAACTCGAATGGATCTTGGATTGTCAGGGCAACGCGTGCTGGTAACAGCCTCTTCTGCGGGCATTGGAGAAGCGATCGCCACGTCATTTGCACGAGAGGGCGCGACTGTCATTCTCAATGGTCGAAGCCAGGCGACTGCGGCTGCCGCAAAGGCGAGAATAGAGGACGCAATCGACGGCGCTAAGGTCGAATTCGTGGTTGCGGATCTGGGATCTGCGGAAGGCTGCGAAGCCGCGATCGACGGCCTTCCAGCCGGGTCCGTGGATGTACTTGTCAACAACCTAGGCGTTTACGAGCCCATTGATTTCTTCGACACCACGGATGCCCATTGGCAGCGCCTGTTTGAGATCAACGTCATGAGCGGTGTTCGGCTCTCGCGCCATTTCCTTGAAGGTATGCTAAAGAAAAAGGCGGGCCGGATCGTTTTCGTGTCGAGCGAAAGTGGTATCAACCCGGCCCCAGAGATGGCCCACTACTCCGCCACCAAAACCATGCAGATTTCGGTTTCCCGAAATCTGGCCGAGATGACGAAGGGCACGGATGTGACCGTAAACTCCGTCCTGCCTGGCCCGGTGAATACTCAGGGGGTTGGCGATTTCATTGCTGCGGTGTTCCCAGAGCTGCCTCGTGAAGAGGCACACGCCAAGTTTATGAGGGAAAACCGCCCGACGTCGCTGATTGAGCGCCTGTCTCGCCCTGAAGAGATCGCTGATTTCGTCTGCTTTATCGCAAGCGCGCGAGCGTCGGCAGTGAACGGCGCTGCGTTGAAGGTTGACGGCGGGATGATACGATCCGTTTTCTAGAAATTTATTCTTTCTGAATTGAATCATAAAGAAAGAAATTTTATGTTGAAGTTAGTGGGATGAAATTCGATTCGGTGAGGCGCTATGATCCAAAACGTTCTTGACCAAGTTGCCAATGCCCGCTTGTTGCCGGTTGTCGTGTTGGGGCGCGTTGAAGACGCAGTGCCCTTAGGGCGGGCATTGGTCGACGGCGGCTTGCCAGTGGCCGAAATCACATTTCGCTCGGACGCAGCCGAGGCGTCCATTCGAGCCATCGCAGCCGAAGTTCCTGAAATCCTGCTTGGGGCAGGGACTGTTCTGACTGAAGATCAGGTAAGAGCCGCGGCGGCAGCCGGGGCGCAGTTTCTTGTGACGCCGGGGTTCAACCCGGCAGTTGTTCGCGCCGCAAAGACCGCCAGCCTGCCGATTGTTCCAGGTGTAAACAACCCAACTGGCGTGGAAATGGCGATGGCAGAAGGGCTGAACGCAGTGAAGTTCTTTCCGGCCGAGGCCACCGGCGGCGTACCGTTCCTGAAGGCGCTCTCGGGTCCCTACAAGGCCGTCCGGTTCATCCCAACTGGCGGCGTGGGCCTGTCCAACTTGTCCCAATATCTGGCCCTACCGTCAGTCTTGGCATGTGGTGGTTCTTGGATGGTGGACTCTAAGCTGATCGAGGCTGGGCGTTTTGATGAAATAACGAAACTGACTGCTGCTGCTGTAGCTGCTGCAAAAGACGCTGCAAGTTGATTGCCCCTAAGGGCAGGAAAGGACCAATGCCATGAATGCAACGAGTGGAAACGATCGAGCGCCGATGACCCTCGAAGGGAAAGTAGCTATCATCACAGGTGCCGCGTCTGGCATTGGTGAAGAGGTCGCGCGCGTTTATGCGTCCCATGGGTGCAAGGTCGCTATGATCGACTTCGATTCAGAGCGCCTTGACAGGATCGGTGAAGAAGTGGCTGCTGATGGCGCCGAAATTCTGAAGATCCATGCAGATGTTACCGAAGAAGCCAGTGTTCGTGCCTTCTTCAAGCAGGTCCACAATACATGGGGTCGGATTGACGTACTCGTCAACTCGGCCGGCCGTGACAGCCTGTCGCCACCCTTGGATGAGGTCACGCTTGATGAATGGAACAAGACACTGGGGCCCAATCTTACGGCCGTGTTCCTGTGCTGTCGCGAAGCCTTCATCTACATGAAGCCGCAAGGTGGTGGTCGTATCATCAACATGGGCTCTTCGTCGACACGCGTCGCTTCTGGCCCGGGTCACAGTCCATATCGAGCCTCCAAGCACGGAATGATCGGTTTCTCAAAAAACATCCTTCTGGATGGCGAGAAAATGGGGATCGGTGTGACGGTGCTGAACCCCAGCCACGTGAAGACACCCATGACCGAGATCATCGACAAGGGACTCTATGATGGCAATCTGCAGGCCTACACCGACGGCTGGCTGGACGAGAAGGAACTGAAAGAAGGCATTCACGCCTCCTGCATTGATGTGGAGAACGTCGGTTGGCTGGCGCTGTACGTGGCCACACGGACGCCTGATGTGACAATCCCCACCATTTCTCTCTACCCTACTCACAAGGTCCACCGTTACGGGATGGAGGTTTAATCCCATGAAAGCGGTCGTCTTCAACGGACCTGGAACACTGACGCTTGAGGATCGCGCACGCCCTGAGATTGGACCAGACGAAATCCTGGTACGGGTTCAGGCAGCCGCGATCTGTGGCACGGATCTGAAAATCTACCGTGGCGGTCATTTCCGGGTTGGCGAAGGCGACACGCGGGTCTTGGGCCATGAATTGGCGGGCGATATCGTCGAGATTGGCGGCAACGTTTCGTATTGGCGCGTCGGTCAACGTGTGTCGGTTGTACCTAATATCGGCTGTGGTCACTGCGATATGTGTCGCAAAGGTCTGAACAACATGTGCCCAGACTACGATGCCTTTGGGATAAGCATCGACGGCGGCTTTGAAGAATACATGGTTGTCACGCCCTCTGCGATTTTTGGCGGCAACCTGTTCGAGGTTCCCGACAGTTTGGACTGGGAAGCTGCCGCTTTGGTTGAGCCGCTATCATGCTGCTTCAATGCATGGAAAAACCTGAGCGTCTCCCCAGAAGATCGCGTGTTGATTCTCGGAACTGGCCCGATTGCAGGTCTTTTTCTGATGCTGGCAAAAGCCTATGGCGCGCGGCAGGTCATCGTTGTCGGGCGTCGCGCCACGCGATTGGAAGAGATCGCGGGTCTTGGCGCGACCGATACGGTGGATAGTTCAGAAGTGGCTGTGGTCGACGAGGTTTTGCGCCTAACGGATGGCCACGGTGTTGATGTGGCGCTGACAGCCGCTCCGGCGCCCGAGCTTCAGGTCCAAGCCATGGCCACGCTGGCCCGCTACGGTCGGATGAACTTCTTCTCGGGCCTGAACAAGGGCACCAAGGTCGAGATCGACACCAACAAGGTGCACTATCGGGGGCTAAAGCTTCTGGGAAGTACCGGGTCTTCGATCGAAGATTACGCGCGCTCGCTCAGGCTGGTGGAAAGCGGCCAGATCGACGTGAAGGCCGTTATCACCCACCGGTTTGGAATGGATCAGGCGGTTTCCGCCTTCGATCACGCATTGGCGGGTAAGGGGATGAAAACTCTGATCCTGCCCCAAGAAAGGAATGTCGCATGAAGGCCGCAGTTCTACATGCACCAGGCGATCTGCGCGTCGAGGACGTGGCGATCCCGGCCGAAATCGCGGCCGATGAAGTTCTGGTAAAAGTAGCCGCGTGCGGGATCTGCGGTTCGGACATCGGGCGCGTGATGACCACGGGCACCTACAGCTTCCCGACCATCCCGGGCCATGAATTCGCGGGAGAAATCGAAGCCGTCGGGGAAGACGTGCATCATCTGGCAAAAGGTGACCGTGTGGCGGTTGCGCCGTTGATGCCTTGCTTTGACTGCCTAGAATGTAACCGGGGCCAGTATTCGCTTTGCGACGATTACAATTTCCTTGGTTCACGCACAGATGGCGCGTTTGCCGAATACCTCCGGGCGCCCGCCAAAAATGTCTTGAAGGTGCCGGATCGCGTCAGTCTGGAAGTGGCGGCAACGATCGAACCGGCCGCAATCATTCTGCACGGGATCCACAAGATTGACCTATCGCTCGGTGATGCTGTTGCGGTGGTCGGATGCGGCGCGCTTGGCTATTTCGCGTTGCAGTTTGCTAAGTTGTCCGGCGCGCACCCATTGATTGCAATCGATGTGGACGAAGACAAATTGGAACTGGCGCGTCAGGTTGGGGCGGACATCTGTATCAATCCCGCAAAGGCCGACGCTTTGGCCGCGATCAAGGCCGCAACGGGCGGACGCGGAGTTGCAGTCGCTTTGGAAGCAGCGGGAAGTGACAAGGGGCGGGATCTGTCAATTCTGGCCTGCGCAAAACAGGGCAAGGTCATTTTGTACGGGACTGCCTATGGTGATGTCACCTTTGGCGAAGCTGCCTTCGCTAAAATGGTCCGCGAGGAACTTGAGGTGATCGGATCGTGGAACAGTTACTCTGTCCCGTTTCCGGGCAAGGAATGGTTCGATATAATCGGCTTGCTGGAGGCTGGGCGATTGGCTGTAGAGTCGCTGATCACCCATCGCGCTACATTGGACGAAGCTCCAGAAATCTTTCAGAAATTGAAGGATCGGAGCTTCGGTCCCTATCACAAGATTCTGTTCAAGCCGAACGGCTAAGGCACCATTGGGAGGAGCCGTAATGTCCGAGAAAAAATACGTGCTGGCCCTTGATGAAGGAACATCAAGTGCGCGAGCGATCCTGTTTGACCGCAACGGCGAAATCGCCTCGATCGGGCAGCAGGAATTCCGGCAAATCTATCCCAATCCCGGTTGGGTAGAGCATGATCCGCAAGAGATATGGACGACCCAGCTTGGCGTCATTCGTGATGCGATGAAGGGTGCCAAAGCCAAGTTTGTTGAAGTCGCTGCCATCGGGATTACCAACCAGCGCGAAACCGTTGTCGTGTGGGATCGCAAGACTGGACGGCCAATTCACAATGCCCTCGTCTGGCAGGATCGTCGCACAGCTGAGATATGTGACGCGATGAAAGAACGGGGTTTGGAAGCGCTCATTCGGGAGAAGACAGGTCTTGTCATTGACGCCTACTTCTCCGGTACAAAGATCGCATGGATTCTCGACAATGTCGAAGGTGCACGAGCGCGGGCGGAAAAGGGTGAATTGGCCGTCGGCACTATCGACAGCTGGCTGATCTGGAATCTGACCGGCGGCAAGGTCCATGTGACGGACGTCTCTAACGCGTCACGCACCCAGCTGATGGACATTCGCAGCTGTAAATGGGACCAGCAGCTGATGGATGAAATCCGGGTGCCCTGTGCGGTGCTGCCTAAGATCAAGGACACTTCTGAGGTCTACGGCACCACCGACCCTGCGATCTTCGATGGCGAAGAGATACCGGTTGCCT
It contains:
- a CDS encoding zinc-dependent dehydrogenase, with product MKAVVFNGPGTLTLEDRARPEIGPDEILVRVQAAAICGTDLKIYRGGHFRVGEGDTRVLGHELAGDIVEIGGNVSYWRVGQRVSVVPNIGCGHCDMCRKGLNNMCPDYDAFGISIDGGFEEYMVVTPSAIFGGNLFEVPDSLDWEAAALVEPLSCCFNAWKNLSVSPEDRVLILGTGPIAGLFLMLAKAYGARQVIVVGRRATRLEEIAGLGATDTVDSSEVAVVDEVLRLTDGHGVDVALTAAPAPELQVQAMATLARYGRMNFFSGLNKGTKVEIDTNKVHYRGLKLLGSTGSSIEDYARSLRLVESGQIDVKAVITHRFGMDQAVSAFDHALAGKGMKTLILPQERNVA
- a CDS encoding ABC transporter ATP-binding protein, translated to MIDLQQNSFLYVMHRAEMLAEGIATMSQICIEGLSKVFAPDLTALDNVTFDVENREFVFLLGPSGAGKTTTLRLIAGLDQPTSGQILIGGSPAAGLAPRDRDVAMVYDKHSMYPHLSVFENMAYPLRLRGLSDSAMREKIGTTAEILDITPLLDRRPRELSGGQQQRVAIGRALVRDANAYLMDEPISALDAKLRAHMRVEFKRLQKELAATILYVSHDQLEAMTMGDKIVVLDKGVVQQIGTPRDIFDRPMNLFVATFVGEPSMNTLPCRLMQDGGNWIVRGEQFEVIVPETWINRHDLAAHVGNALILGIRPHRIALASPEEAGQPNVETGKVYAVETLGSETVYDAEIDGQIVRIWSRGAAHQNLRGNIGGPIHFRVDPNGLFLFDGQTGRTLATASTNTDLAA
- a CDS encoding bifunctional 4-hydroxy-2-oxoglutarate aldolase/2-dehydro-3-deoxy-phosphogluconate aldolase is translated as MIQNVLDQVANARLLPVVVLGRVEDAVPLGRALVDGGLPVAEITFRSDAAEASIRAIAAEVPEILLGAGTVLTEDQVRAAAAAGAQFLVTPGFNPAVVRAAKTASLPIVPGVNNPTGVEMAMAEGLNAVKFFPAEATGGVPFLKALSGPYKAVRFIPTGGVGLSNLSQYLALPSVLACGGSWMVDSKLIEAGRFDEITKLTAAAVAAAKDAAS
- a CDS encoding SDR family oxidoreductase; the encoded protein is MNATSGNDRAPMTLEGKVAIITGAASGIGEEVARVYASHGCKVAMIDFDSERLDRIGEEVAADGAEILKIHADVTEEASVRAFFKQVHNTWGRIDVLVNSAGRDSLSPPLDEVTLDEWNKTLGPNLTAVFLCCREAFIYMKPQGGGRIINMGSSSTRVASGPGHSPYRASKHGMIGFSKNILLDGEKMGIGVTVLNPSHVKTPMTEIIDKGLYDGNLQAYTDGWLDEKELKEGIHASCIDVENVGWLALYVATRTPDVTIPTISLYPTHKVHRYGMEV
- a CDS encoding zinc-binding dehydrogenase, which produces MPDRVSLEVAATIEPAAIILHGIHKIDLSLGDAVAVVGCGALGYFALQFAKLSGAHPLIAIDVDEDKLELARQVGADICINPAKADALAAIKAATGGRGVAVALEAAGSDKGRDLSILACAKQGKVILYGTAYGDVTFGEAAFAKMVREELEVIGSWNSYSVPFPGKEWFDIIGLLEAGRLAVESLITHRATLDEAPEIFQKLKDRSFGPYHKILFKPNG
- a CDS encoding ABC transporter substrate-binding protein, which codes for MKTKFNRRQFSALLGSTAIFAPAIVRAQSDRMRQFEGTTLNMLAVQFAHHDPLWNQIAEFEELTGISVNIEFAPFENTRERTLLDMSSRTGRYDLFTVDIMWLAEYAAAGYLEPVSQYLSNPDLTAEDYDVNDFISRVYSGTGVYDDTMYNVPYDCGTVGNMFRSDLIESAGLTVPGRFDGSFTAEAMREICGTLMENNDGLAGYVTGPQRWFWGWMFTPYLYAWQDASNVGNEFVNADWEVTIANDNNLAALQYYLGLRDFTPADDLNYGYGEQLAVYQQGNAGGSITYSGFIGSHYEDPALPVAGKNVALHTPIGPSGRTDPFFGSWGLSISVDSQQKEAAWFFIQWITHADRLTRAAVGGAPAVRHSTFQNPEVQEAQPWGFDLYDYMVNRANPDERIRVPEWAEISEVMGLYGNRAWGNEISAEEALLGMERDMSAAFRRGGYYRDGANNPPQLWRDLSYYDRSPSDWG
- a CDS encoding SDR family NAD(P)-dependent oxidoreductase — its product is MDLGLSGQRVLVTASSAGIGEAIATSFAREGATVILNGRSQATAAAAKARIEDAIDGAKVEFVVADLGSAEGCEAAIDGLPAGSVDVLVNNLGVYEPIDFFDTTDAHWQRLFEINVMSGVRLSRHFLEGMLKKKAGRIVFVSSESGINPAPEMAHYSATKTMQISVSRNLAEMTKGTDVTVNSVLPGPVNTQGVGDFIAAVFPELPREEAHAKFMRENRPTSLIERLSRPEEIADFVCFIASARASAVNGAALKVDGGMIRSVF